In Actinoplanes derwentensis, the following proteins share a genomic window:
- a CDS encoding response regulator transcription factor, protein MIRVVVVDDEALVRSAFTLILNTAPDIEVVAATTGTQAVATIRALRPHVVLLDIRMPGVDGLTVLRQIQARDETETASESVTEPDRPVVAMLTTFDADEYVLTALHSGAAGFLLKDTDPESLAQLVRTLNAGGVVMSPSVARRIEGSLPRTDPGRLGDLPDSDRRLLDLIAGGLTNGEIADRLGDTPAGIREQVSVLLATLRVSTRVQAALLVQGTRR, encoded by the coding sequence GTGATCCGGGTGGTTGTCGTCGACGACGAGGCGCTGGTGCGGTCGGCGTTCACGCTGATCCTGAACACGGCACCGGACATCGAGGTCGTCGCCGCCACGACCGGGACACAGGCGGTCGCCACCATCCGGGCGTTACGGCCGCACGTCGTGCTGCTCGACATCCGCATGCCCGGCGTCGACGGGTTAACCGTGCTCCGGCAGATCCAGGCCCGCGATGAGACCGAAACCGCGAGCGAGTCCGTGACCGAACCTGATCGGCCGGTCGTGGCGATGCTGACCACCTTCGACGCCGACGAGTATGTGCTGACCGCCCTGCACTCCGGCGCGGCCGGGTTCCTGCTCAAGGACACCGACCCGGAGAGCCTGGCCCAGCTCGTGCGCACCCTGAACGCAGGTGGCGTGGTGATGTCCCCGTCAGTGGCCCGCCGCATCGAGGGCAGCCTGCCCCGGACCGACCCCGGCCGCCTCGGCGACCTCCCCGACTCCGACCGGCGGCTCCTCGACCTGATCGCCGGCGGCCTCACCAACGGCGAGATCGCCGACCGGCTCGGCGACACCCCGGCCGGGATCCGGGAACAGGTCAGCGTTCTGCTGGCCACGCTGCGTGTCTCGACTCGGGTGCAGGCCGCGCTGCTCGTGCAGGGGACCCGCCGTTGA
- a CDS encoding sensor histidine kinase, with amino-acid sequence MRYRTVLIEAALITAAALDTFIDMWSSAPVSVVFGVIGCVILPLRHLFPRTVFALTLPAALLEAALVGPFVALYVLATRSRDRRVLAACAVLFAIASAAPSPFGDEPVDAADTLVYLAYGLGTAAVPVLLGQLVLTRRELSRRIEEIEEAKEHERVLHAQAILAQERAQLAREMHDVVSHQVSLIAVQAGALQMASAEPATREAARTIRALSVGTLDELRIMVTLLRASGTTELSPQPTLADLQTLVANSGIAAELTGEPAPTVGTPGQRAIYRTVQEALTNVRKHAPGASATVELWQSGPHTGVTITNSRPSRPALPLPGAGQGLVGLHERACLLNGVLESGPTPDGGYRVHMMVPLN; translated from the coding sequence TTGAGATACCGCACGGTCCTGATCGAGGCCGCCCTGATCACCGCGGCAGCCCTCGACACCTTCATCGACATGTGGAGCAGCGCCCCGGTCAGCGTCGTCTTCGGTGTCATCGGGTGCGTGATCCTGCCGTTGCGGCACCTGTTCCCGCGCACCGTCTTCGCGCTCACCCTCCCGGCCGCGCTGCTCGAAGCCGCACTTGTCGGCCCGTTCGTCGCCCTCTACGTGCTGGCCACCCGGTCCCGGGACCGCCGGGTGCTCGCCGCGTGTGCGGTGCTGTTCGCGATCGCGTCGGCGGCACCGTCCCCGTTCGGTGACGAGCCGGTGGACGCCGCCGACACTCTGGTCTATCTGGCGTACGGGCTGGGCACCGCCGCCGTCCCGGTGCTGCTCGGCCAGCTGGTCCTGACCCGCCGTGAGTTGTCCCGGCGGATCGAGGAGATCGAGGAGGCCAAGGAGCACGAACGGGTCCTGCACGCCCAGGCCATCCTCGCTCAGGAACGCGCCCAGCTCGCCCGCGAGATGCACGACGTGGTGTCGCACCAGGTCAGCCTGATCGCCGTGCAGGCCGGTGCCTTGCAGATGGCGTCCGCCGAACCGGCCACCCGGGAGGCGGCCCGCACCATCCGGGCCCTGAGCGTCGGCACCCTGGACGAACTGCGCATCATGGTCACCCTGCTGCGGGCCTCCGGCACCACCGAACTCTCCCCGCAGCCGACCCTCGCCGACCTGCAGACGCTCGTCGCGAACAGCGGGATCGCCGCGGAACTCACCGGCGAGCCGGCGCCGACGGTCGGCACACCCGGGCAGCGCGCCATCTACCGGACGGTTCAGGAGGCGCTCACCAACGTGCGCAAACACGCTCCCGGCGCCTCGGCGACGGTCGAGCTGTGGCAGTCCGGCCCGCACACCGGCGTGACGATCACCAACTCCCGGCCATCCCGCCCGGCGCTGCCCCTGCCCGGCGCCGGTCAGGGTCTGGTCGGCCTGCACGAACGCGCCTGCCTGCTGAACGGCGTCCTGGAATCCGGCCCGACTCCGGACGGCGGCTACCGGGTGCACATGATGGTGCCGTTGAACTGA
- a CDS encoding cytochrome c biogenesis CcdA family protein has translation MDTITFALAAGLLAAFNPCGFALLPSFLAILVSGPGGVLRALRLSAAMTAGFVTVFGTIGFVLSVTTAPIQQHLPWAAVAIGVVLVVLGGWLLTGRELQVRLPRLAAGSPSHSIFALYGYGASYAVASLSCTIAPFLAVTGLVSGEGDVLAGVGAFLAYAIGMGLVVGLLAMMVALAREATVRRTRAVLPWISRLSGAFLLVAGGYVTYYGWYELRLMSGSGSARDPIVSAVTEVQGTVTTWLDATGVGWITAAFFVVVATGVAIRRKRRISAPASSL, from the coding sequence ATGGACACGATCACCTTCGCACTGGCGGCGGGCCTGCTGGCCGCGTTCAACCCGTGCGGCTTCGCGCTGTTGCCCTCGTTCCTGGCGATCCTCGTCTCCGGCCCCGGAGGGGTGCTGCGGGCGTTGCGCCTGTCGGCGGCGATGACCGCCGGATTCGTCACCGTGTTCGGGACGATCGGGTTCGTGCTCAGCGTGACGACCGCACCGATCCAGCAGCATCTGCCGTGGGCCGCGGTCGCCATCGGAGTGGTGCTGGTCGTGCTCGGTGGCTGGCTGTTGACCGGCCGGGAGCTGCAGGTCCGGCTTCCGCGTCTGGCCGCCGGGTCGCCGTCACATTCGATCTTCGCCCTGTACGGCTACGGAGCGTCCTACGCGGTGGCCTCACTGTCCTGCACGATCGCGCCGTTCCTGGCGGTGACCGGCCTCGTCTCGGGCGAGGGCGACGTCCTGGCCGGGGTGGGCGCTTTCCTGGCGTACGCCATCGGCATGGGTCTGGTCGTGGGTCTTCTCGCGATGATGGTCGCGCTGGCCCGGGAGGCGACGGTCCGGCGCACCCGTGCCGTGCTGCCCTGGATCTCCCGGCTGAGTGGCGCGTTCCTGCTGGTCGCGGGCGGGTATGTGACCTATTACGGCTGGTACGAGTTGCGCCTGATGTCCGGTTCCGGCAGCGCCCGGGACCCGATCGTCAGCGCGGTCACCGAAGTGCAGGGAACGGTCACCACCTGGCTCGACGCAACCGGCGTGGGCTGGATCACAGCAGCCTTTTTCGTGGTCGTCGCCACCGGTGTAGCGATCCGGAGAAAACGGCGGATATCGGCACCTGCCAGTTCCCTGTGA
- a CDS encoding flavin-containing monooxygenase — MSPSIPHRFNAEELEGLRTRYRTERDRRIRPDGATQYRRAAGEFGYYAKDPYTERVEREPVRDRVEATVIGGGFGGLLSGAKLRDAGVKSLRMIDEAGDFGGTWYWNRYPGIHCDIEATVYMPLLEEAGYVPKWRYAPGEEIRQHCIGIAKRFELYDDTMFHTKVTELTWDDDAAEWHVKTDRGDEFTSRYVVISSGTLTQPKLPGIPGIEGYRGHTFHTSRWDYGYTGGDQTGGLTGLADKKVAVIGTGATGIQVIPHVAESAEQLFVFQRTPSSVDFRGNRPTDQSVLDSVGPGWQRERMENFLNLVTGAHVETDMIGDGWTATAKLQRQLLTGTIDPTISEEEREYLDEIADFRKMAEIRDRVDSIVTDPETAEKLKPWYRYMCKRPTFSDFYLPTFNRPNVTLVDTADTGGITRMTETGIVVGDTEYEVDCIIFATGFEVGISGVLSGTLPVTGRDGMPLLGHWARGPRTLHGFYSHGFPNLFHLGSMQNAASVNFVHVLQEQATHIGAVVAEANSRGAKRIEPSAEAEQAWCDTISQTAPKQFGFQSQCTPGYYNGEGNPRQVSFSFGPGPVVFHELLRNWRADNIDEILS; from the coding sequence ATGTCCCCCTCCATCCCCCATCGTTTCAACGCCGAGGAACTCGAAGGCCTACGCACCCGGTACCGGACGGAACGCGATCGCCGGATCCGCCCGGACGGCGCCACCCAGTACCGGCGGGCGGCCGGTGAGTTCGGCTACTACGCGAAGGATCCGTACACCGAACGCGTCGAACGGGAGCCGGTCCGCGACCGGGTCGAGGCGACCGTCATCGGCGGCGGGTTCGGCGGCCTGCTGAGCGGGGCGAAACTGCGTGACGCCGGCGTCAAGAGTCTGCGGATGATCGACGAGGCCGGCGACTTCGGTGGTACGTGGTACTGGAACCGTTACCCCGGCATCCACTGTGACATCGAGGCGACCGTCTACATGCCGCTGCTGGAGGAGGCCGGTTACGTCCCGAAGTGGCGATACGCGCCGGGCGAGGAGATCCGCCAGCACTGCATCGGGATCGCGAAGCGTTTCGAACTGTACGACGACACCATGTTCCACACCAAGGTCACCGAGCTGACCTGGGACGACGACGCCGCCGAATGGCACGTGAAGACGGACCGCGGCGACGAGTTCACCTCCCGCTACGTGGTGATCTCGTCCGGCACCCTGACCCAGCCGAAACTGCCGGGCATCCCGGGTATCGAGGGTTACCGGGGCCACACGTTCCACACCAGCCGCTGGGACTACGGCTACACCGGCGGTGACCAGACCGGGGGCCTGACCGGGCTCGCCGACAAGAAGGTCGCCGTGATCGGCACCGGCGCGACCGGCATCCAGGTGATCCCGCACGTCGCCGAGTCCGCCGAGCAGCTGTTCGTCTTCCAGCGCACCCCGTCGTCGGTGGACTTCCGCGGCAACCGCCCCACCGACCAGTCGGTGCTCGACTCGGTCGGCCCGGGCTGGCAACGCGAGCGGATGGAGAACTTCCTCAACCTGGTCACCGGCGCGCACGTCGAGACCGACATGATCGGCGACGGCTGGACGGCGACGGCGAAACTGCAACGGCAACTGCTGACCGGTACGATCGACCCGACGATCTCCGAGGAGGAGCGCGAGTACCTCGACGAGATCGCCGACTTCCGCAAGATGGCCGAGATCCGCGACCGGGTGGACTCGATCGTGACCGATCCGGAGACGGCCGAGAAGCTCAAACCGTGGTACCGGTACATGTGCAAGCGGCCCACGTTCAGCGACTTCTACCTGCCGACCTTCAACCGGCCGAACGTCACGCTGGTGGACACCGCGGACACCGGTGGCATCACCCGGATGACCGAGACCGGGATCGTGGTCGGCGACACCGAGTACGAGGTCGACTGCATCATCTTCGCCACCGGTTTCGAGGTCGGCATCTCCGGTGTGCTGTCCGGGACGCTGCCGGTGACCGGCCGGGACGGCATGCCGCTGCTGGGCCACTGGGCGCGCGGGCCGCGGACGCTGCACGGCTTCTACAGTCACGGCTTCCCGAACCTGTTCCACCTGGGTTCGATGCAGAACGCGGCCTCGGTCAACTTCGTGCACGTGCTGCAGGAGCAGGCGACTCACATCGGCGCGGTGGTGGCCGAGGCGAACAGCCGGGGCGCGAAGCGGATCGAGCCGTCGGCCGAGGCGGAGCAGGCGTGGTGCGACACGATCTCCCAGACCGCTCCGAAGCAGTTCGGCTTCCAGTCCCAGTGCACGCCCGGTTACTACAACGGTGAGGGCAACCCGCGCCAGGTGAGTTTCTCGTTCGGGCCGGGCCCGGTGGTCTTCCACGAGCTGCTGCGCAACTGGCGCGCCGACAACATCGACGAGATCCTGTCCTGA
- a CDS encoding TetR/AcrR family transcriptional regulator, translating to MKYARKARAEQTESTRERILDTAERLFGEHGVFAVSNRQVSEAAGQGNNAAVGYHFGSKNDLVRAIVRRHAEPMTVIRRRVLAEVGASAEVRDWMVCVVRPITEHLAGLGNPSWYARFAAQLVTEPNLRELTATEVGDLPTLQEVFRGLDRVLPELSPEVRRERDDMAYTLILHFCARRERTLPQGGDVRPVWKTTESSLIDALEGLYRAPVSRIA from the coding sequence ATGAAGTACGCGAGGAAAGCCCGCGCCGAGCAGACGGAGAGCACTCGCGAGCGGATTCTGGACACCGCCGAGCGGCTCTTCGGTGAGCACGGGGTGTTCGCGGTGTCGAATCGGCAGGTCAGTGAGGCCGCGGGGCAGGGCAACAACGCGGCGGTCGGTTATCACTTCGGGTCCAAGAACGATCTGGTGCGGGCGATCGTGCGGCGGCATGCCGAGCCGATGACGGTGATCCGGCGGCGGGTGCTGGCCGAGGTCGGCGCGAGTGCCGAGGTGCGGGACTGGATGGTATGTGTGGTGCGGCCGATCACCGAGCATCTCGCCGGTCTGGGTAATCCCAGCTGGTACGCCCGGTTCGCGGCCCAGTTGGTGACGGAACCGAATCTGCGGGAGCTGACGGCGACGGAAGTGGGTGATCTTCCGACGTTGCAGGAGGTGTTCCGGGGATTGGACCGGGTTCTGCCGGAATTGTCGCCGGAGGTGCGGAGGGAACGTGACGACATGGCGTACACGCTGATTCTGCATTTCTGTGCTCGCCGTGAGCGGACGCTTCCACAGGGTGGCGATGTCCGTCCGGTGTGGAAAACAACCGAGTCGAGCCTGATCGACGCATTGGAGGGGCTGTATCGGGCGCCGGTGAGCCGAATCGCCTGA
- a CDS encoding benzoate/H(+) symporter BenE family transporter, whose product MTVRDLAPPSAVNAGLLAVLIGFTSSAAIVFSAGRAAGADEAEVASWILALCLGMGVTSIGLSLRYRAPIVTAWSTPGAALLVTGLPGFTLREAIGAFLVSAALITLTGITGWFGRIMDRVPVELASALLAGVLIQFGIGLFAAVNEDPLLVLTMFATYLLFRKILSRYAVLTALLAGVTVAALSGTFRPGLVQWSWAAPVFTVPSFSWQAIISVALPLFVVTMASQNLPGVAVLRNDGYQVPVSPLITWTGAANLLLAPFGAFGLNLAAITAAICTGPQAHPDTKRRYLAAVWAGVFYLVVAVLGATITSLLSALPVVLVLGIAGIGLLGTIGSSLTAGLRSDRWREAAVVTLLATASGVQLLGVGSAFWGLIAGLLTAAVTGAFRPPATARP is encoded by the coding sequence GTGACCGTTCGTGATCTCGCGCCACCGTCCGCCGTCAACGCCGGTCTGCTCGCGGTGCTGATCGGGTTCACCAGTTCGGCGGCGATCGTCTTCAGCGCCGGCCGGGCCGCCGGAGCCGACGAGGCCGAGGTCGCCTCCTGGATCCTCGCGCTCTGCCTGGGGATGGGCGTCACCAGCATCGGGCTGTCCCTGCGGTACCGGGCACCGATCGTCACCGCCTGGTCCACCCCCGGCGCCGCGCTGCTGGTCACCGGCCTGCCCGGGTTCACCCTGCGCGAGGCGATCGGGGCGTTCCTGGTCTCCGCCGCGCTGATCACGCTGACCGGGATCACCGGTTGGTTCGGCCGGATCATGGACCGGGTCCCGGTCGAACTCGCGTCCGCACTATTGGCCGGAGTGCTGATCCAATTCGGCATCGGCCTGTTCGCCGCCGTCAACGAGGACCCACTACTGGTCCTGACGATGTTCGCCACCTACCTCCTCTTTCGCAAGATCCTTTCCCGGTACGCGGTACTGACGGCCTTGCTGGCCGGTGTCACCGTGGCAGCTCTGTCCGGCACGTTCCGCCCCGGCCTGGTCCAGTGGTCGTGGGCGGCACCGGTCTTCACGGTGCCGTCGTTCTCGTGGCAGGCGATCATCAGCGTGGCGCTGCCACTGTTCGTGGTCACGATGGCGTCCCAGAACCTGCCCGGTGTCGCGGTGCTGCGCAACGACGGCTACCAGGTGCCGGTGTCCCCACTGATCACCTGGACCGGCGCGGCAAACCTGCTGCTGGCCCCGTTCGGAGCATTCGGCCTCAACCTGGCCGCCATCACCGCCGCGATCTGCACCGGCCCGCAAGCTCATCCCGACACCAAGCGGCGTTACCTGGCCGCCGTGTGGGCAGGCGTCTTCTACCTGGTGGTAGCGGTGCTGGGCGCCACGATCACCTCGTTGCTGTCGGCCCTGCCGGTGGTGCTGGTCCTGGGCATAGCCGGCATAGGTCTGCTCGGCACGATCGGCAGCTCCCTGACCGCGGGCCTGCGCAGCGACCGCTGGCGCGAAGCCGCAGTGGTGACCCTGCTGGCCACCGCCTCAGGCGTGCAGCTACTCGGCGTCGGCTCCGCGTTCTGGGGCTTGATCGCCGGCCTACTGACCGCAGCGGTGACGGGAGCGTTCAGACCACCCGCTACCGCCCGGCCCTGA